One segment of Rosa chinensis cultivar Old Blush chromosome 6, RchiOBHm-V2, whole genome shotgun sequence DNA contains the following:
- the LOC112169445 gene encoding probable amidase At4g34880: MCRTVADAAYVLDAIAGIYHNDIATIETSKKGGAVLVDNLKIANLTEICSSNDEYNALYIEFKISLNAYLKELVASPVRSLADAIAFNNKHQKLETIKEYGQDVFLAAEATNGFGKTEKPPLLNLARWTRYGLVKLMTEKKLDAVVTPKSDFRIVLAIGGAPGLTN, from the exons ATGTGTAGGACAGTAGCAGATGCTGCTTATGTTCTTGATGCCATAGCAGGCATCTACCACAATGACATTGCAACGATTGAGACATCGAA GAAAGGAGGTGCTGTTTTGGTAGACAATTTGAAAATTGCTAATTTGACTGAAATCTGTTCCTCAAACGATGAATATAATGCATTGTATATTGAGTTCAAAATATCCTTAAATGCATACTTGAAGGAGTTGGTGGCTTCCCCAGTGCGATCCTTGGCAGATGCTATAGCCTTTAACAACAAACATCAGAAACTT GAAACGATCAAGGAGTATGGGCAAGACGTATTTTTAGCTGCTGAAGCAACAAATGGGTTTGGAAAAACAGAGAAGCCACCATTGTTGAATCTTGCAAGGTGGACAAGATATGGTCTTGTGAAATTAATGACAGAGAAGAAGCTAGATGCTGTGGTGACTCCTAAATCAGATTTTCGAATTGTACTTGCAATTGGGGGAGCCCCAGGTCTAACA